Part of the Vitis vinifera cultivar Pinot Noir 40024 chromosome 13, ASM3070453v1 genome is shown below.
TTTTGAGATAATTAGTGAACACTTGATATTCATCGTCCTAATCACTTCAAATGGCCTTGAGTTTGTGGCTAAGTTGCAATTCTATTTGAGTttgaaaattaaggaaaatttagaaaacactgaATTTATTTCTAAGAAGATATATCTAAGTAAACCTAGGGTATGCATATATAAAATGCATTTAATAAGAGGAATCACTTGAAGATTGAATAGGTAAATGACCTTATAAGTAAGAATGAATGAGTTGCAATGATTCAAAATAGCAAGTGTATAAAAAACCAAAgggaaatttatgaattttcccTAAACAATAACCTGAACAtaaatgcaaaattttattAGGAGAAGAAGCTTACGAGTGTGAATCacatattttacaaatttagtAGAAGGATGACCCAACCTACTATGCCGAacatcaaaaggaaaaaatactTACATGAAATTTGAGTATTTTGTGTATTATTCTCTTGAACAACAAATGGAATATAGTTCGAagcatgaacaaaaaaaaaaaaaaaacaaggagaTGAAACATTGGTATATCTTAAATACCACAAGTATTGGATTGAAAGTTCGTGATAGGAATCTTATGatcaaagatataaaaaacataaagacATTGCCTAAGTTTCACTTGCATGAGAGCTTTCTTGGAAACCtaatatttgacaaaaaaacAAGTTATGATAAAACCTAAAGAAACCCTTATTTTCTCTTGCAAATTTAGACACAATTGGTTTTTGGTTATTGAAGGACCCACAAGAAAATGTTAGCTCTCTTACAATCTGAttctgaagttgactcaacacttCATAAAAGatagtcaactacactctagtatcctataaAATTACAACGCAGTAAAGCTCGGGTTTGTGGCCTACTATTCATTAAATGTAGATTCTCCAAGAAATCTTGTCTagataatctaacaaggtagtgctatcaaccCATTTAGATTACCTTTTCAATCCTTGAGTTAAAgatcctcttattatgtgatcaattgacatattctatctcataaaaaacatatattaaatttcacttaaggaattactacatccacaatttcatgatcacatgtcctttggatcactcaATAGGATATGTTGTCTTAattctatgagatatcatgatgtcttTATAGtgaatacctattgtcactagcctccatcaatgATGACTCAATTcataggaatatatgaccacattatggtctcacccataggtcaaagcctttTGTTGGTTTCAACATAGActtaatattttctcaaggttgagagtccgtACAATATAGTAACTTGGTCAATCATGATAATCCAATacccttacatcatgattcattatAAGTCTTGTCCAATGTATAACTATACACACTAGTGTGCTCACCATGAGAAACTTATCCTGATGGTTAAGATCAGTCATCCTTCTAATTAGGAAATAGTGCACTATAGCCTTTATTGGATTACCTAAATTCATGAACCGACTATGAAGTACTTATCGTCTTGTAAGGAACTCATTACTTATATCTTCTTTGTATGCTtgaatgcacccaagtcatgtaaaATGCAAGTGGTATGGGTATGGATGTCAAATCAATATAAGTGCAAATGATGGATATAAATTGGACCCTATATAAAGAATTTGTCCCACAACCATATAACCTTTTTGAActattcacaaaaaaaataatacttccTCTTTATGTGTTTTCTTTTCTAGTGGTACCTTGGTTCTTTAGATTGTGTCACCACCACATTGTTATCGAATAATAGGATCTTGAATGATACAGTTTAGGGAACTACCTCTAGTTCCAAAAGGAACATCTAAGCCAAACGACTTCCTTTGTTGCTTTAAAAAGAGCAACAAATACCACTTATAGTATACACATACCTAGAGGCAGATCTATGAGAGTTATCATTAGATTGAAAGTTTGATTCCCTATTTCTAAGGAGTACCAACTTATCGTAAAGACTCACAAGCATATATTCTCTTATCCtcctaagatacttgagtatatgtttgacatcTGCTCAAAACCCAAATCTTCAATTGGATTGATATCTACTCACAATTCCtacaataaatcaaatatttggtTTAGCTGTTAGGATAGagttaaaaacatgaaatgatgtaacaaatttggaattcattatttaataatattctagTTTTGGTTTTATCTATCCTTGTTCCATGCATTACTCTTTATGAACATTTTCATCTAGcatattttgcattgtacatgatttgggtgcattaggagttgcatgaaAGATCCAAGTTACGAATTCTTTGTAAATAGATGATTTTTTCACAAtcggttcatgggtctaggtAACCCATTAGAGATTATAGTgcatcacctcctaattggaaggatgattGGTCTTGACTATCAGGATgtgtttcccatggtgagtgcactagtatgtatggttacacattgaataGGATTTGCGGTAAGTCATGACTTAAAACTATCAAGTAATCATGACCTTATCAAGCTGCTTTATTGTGTTGTTTatcaactttgagagaatattgagtttgtgctaaagttagaagtgactttgacctacaaGTAAGAtcataagctgatcatatattctctatggatTATGTCACTGCTAATGGAAatcggtagcaataggtatcCTCAATataggtaccatgatatctcatgggttttAAACAAAGTGTCCTTTTAGGTGATCCTaaagaggtgtgttcatgaaagttatggtcatagtagttccatAATTGGAATTTGACATTAGCTCTTAGAGAActaagacatgtcaattgaacacacaataaaaggatttataactcaaacatagtagaggtagtcttgaaataCTAATAACTTTCATCTTATTATACTATGACACCAGCTCATGGGGAGATTGAATGTAATGTATATGAGATCACGGACCTGAACACTTAGtgtttcattgttatttacatagggtactagagtATTGTTGATTCTCTACAGTGGGatgtgttgggattgagccctacAAAACACGACCTAATGTAATAGATAGAagatcatttataaatttatttatttatatttcttggtTTCCCTTTATTCTCtcatttgtattaattggttaGTTGATCACACACTCCCCACATAACTTGCATTGTGCATGACTTTACATGTATTAGAAGTTGCATAGAAAATCTAAGTCGTGGGTTCCTTGTAAAGTGATGAGTTGTCCACAATTGTTCCATagatttaggcaatccatttaaGACTATAGTGCACTATCTTCTTATTAGAGGGATAGTCTGTCTTAGCGGTCGAGATGATTTGTCTTAACTGTCGAGATAGTTTGTCTTAATTGTCGGGATGTTTTTcatatggtgagtgcactagcgCATGTAATACACACTGGACTAGACCTATGATGAATCGTGACATAAGactatcaattttcatgattcaccaaactattaTCCTACATAGACTCTCAACTTttagaggatattgagtttgtgccaaaattaataggagactttgacttatgggtgagaccgtaaggtggtcatatattcctatgGATTAGGTCCTTATTTGTTAGTATAGTCAAGTCAACCAAAAGGTATTTGTTAGTATAAATgtcaaatttttggaaaatgaatatatgataagtaataggaaaaaaatgtgATATAGATTTGAAAACACTTGAAGACACTCCCACATTAGCACAGGAGAGTGTGGATCCAAAGGATCCTACACTTACCATTCCAATTAGTTCTAGAACACCAATGCCTCATTGTAGTAGGAGGATTGTTGTACAACTAGACAAGTTCATGTATTTGGGATAGCCTTTCGAGATGATTTCAGAGGAACATGATATCGACCAAACAAATTACAATGAAGCAATGAGCAATGATGATGCTATTCTTTGGCAAGGAGCTATAGATGCAAAGTTAGAATGTATATATTCTAATGGAATTTGGGATCTTGTAGAAGCACCTATAGGCTAGGCTAGAAGTGGTTCTACAAGAGAGAGAATGGTAGATGGAAAGGTTGAGACATATAAGGCTAGGCTAGTAGCGAAGAGATATAGTCAAAAACTTGGTTTCGACTATGAGAAGACCTTCTCACCAATAACCATGCTCAAATCCATCATAATACTCCTATCCATTGTGGCACATCTTGATAATGAGATATGATGGATGTAAAGACAACGTTCTTGAACAATGATCTTGAAGACAACATCTATATGATGCAATTGGACTAATTCATAGCAAAGGGCCAAAAACACCTTGTGTGCAAGTTGTACaaatccatttatggattaaagcaagcaTCTCGCTCATGAAATAAGCATTTTGATTAAGCTATCAAGACTCTTAATTTTGATCAAAATGAGGATGAGTCTGTACAAGAAAACGAATAGAAGCATGGTGATATTTTTTgtcttgtatgttgatgacattctactAATTGGGAATGATGTAAGGTTATTGTCATAAGTCAAGATCTGGTTGTTAGAACTAAAAAGTGGTCTTAATGACCACcttaagttttattttcttaaaaattaagttttcttttgttaaatatttgattcattttcccatgcatgaattttgatgaaattaaattagattcattttgaaattcacAATTGGTTGATGGTTCATTGATGGGAAGAACCATACTACAcctataaataaaagaatttttggtCTCTCTCTCCACTTTTACAATTCAGTGGAAACATCTCCATACCCATCACTAAGGAGAGCATAAAAGGAGAATAAGAGAGGAAATATCAAGAGTGAAGGAGTTTAAGACAATTACTTGAAAACTTTCAAATCATATTGAAGTTGGGAGTATGGATCAAGGtatgcatcttcttcttcatatcctagataatattataatttaaagttCAATATCAAACACtaagtgaaaaatattttccaacactattataaatgaatttgcTTATTAAGGAATATATAAAAAGATGGAAGTGAAGTACCATATTCAATGTTCTTTCATATCGAGGATAGCGTTTTATAGATCGCTAGCGAAATGACAAgcttcactttttttctttaggtaattcactctaaggagtgtatatttttttcttaaagatttcattcatttatcatGATTGGTTCCATTACTAGAATGGCAATCAATATCTTCCTATCCTTACATTCATTATTCTTTGGTAGCAATTTTGAAATGGCTATTAGGTCAACAATCTTAGTTTGTTTAATCTTTTCAACCAATTTGTAACCTATGACTTGACAAACAATGCGGCAGTTTAATTTGCTCTTCAAAAAACGACTTCTTtcattccttgttttttttcatttgttttgattGCTCATTCCTTTCCACCTTACTCTCTAATACACATATTCAAGACTTAGcataattttagtttaaaaagaCAATTATGATTGCTCTTGACAAAACCCATCAAAATCAACCTCTTAGATTTTGTGAAGTTAACCTATTCTAGTTGGGTTTTATATAGTAGTTAATTAGAATTGTTTCTAATTTGAGTGATGGGTTTTagtatttatcaatttttttaaaaaccagacCGAATATTAAACTGAAAAAGTTATTGATTCACAATTCAATGGTTAAACAATGATTAAACTATAGTTGAACtgatgatgtcataaatatataatatatattttattataattcattaataatttttatttttaatattttatataaatatattaatatttaaaattttattaaataaaatatgtataacatttaaatgtgaaaatatatattgaaaatggaaGGGTATtatgtgtgtatgtatgtatatatgagTAGTGGATTGGTTGAACTATTCTTACCTTGAATTTGTAGTACTAGGTTCAAGCCCCTTTTCTTACATGTTTTCagtgttgatttttctttaaatcaatTACCATACTTTCCCCACATCAAAAAGTTAAGAACATAAAAAGAGGTTTAAAACCCTGATTTACTCATTGTATCATAAGTGTTTGCATGACCCAACAACACTCAAAGGCCTAATTtgccaaaaaaaatgaaaaacccaAGGATTGTCGATTCATTTGTTTCAGTGTTGGCCTAATGCCCATTTAGGCTCAAAAGGTGAATCAGACCAGACTAGTGTTCGATCAATGATAAGATGAATTAGACTAGACTAGAGTTTGATAAGAGGTTTGATCGATCGAATCAATCTGTTTGATCCAATTTTTAGATTATTggtatttataattaagtaaaaagatgtttggtaaaatttaatacttactATTTAATAACTCAAACTAACTTGAAGTTAAATTATACatgtttaagttattaagtcattaaattgatttactaaagttattttacattataaattataatattgaattattttaccATGCATACTTAGTATGTTTGGgaacttaaattaagtcattaaatcatATGAACTTATAAGGTTGTATCttgaaaagtttttattctatcTTTAAGTAAGAGACTTGTGTAATGGATTTTCTCCTCATCTCTCCCTTTGTAATTGTCTTGGTGGGTTTAGCTCCATCACTAACATAATTACTTATGTTTTTATATCAATTAGTTTTCCCCCTTTTTCAAATCACAAAACTCAAATCTGCAGCTAATCAAGACTCAAATGGAACAGAAACTTGCTCACTTCAggtaaaaaaggataaaaaaggaaaacaaaatacaaaaacaaCTGCATGCAGGAGTCAACTCCCCTCTTCCTTATGCCTGCcctttttggaagaaaaaaaaaggaaagaaagaaaaagccaACTACATTTTGAAGCTTCCCATCAACCTCCAATTCATGCATGCTCCCAAACAACCCCCTTCACATAGAGTAAGTACAAGAAGCCAAGGTAGTTGTTGAGGCAGGAGATGCTGAATCACAacctgaagaagaagaagaagatgaggacAAGCCATTCTCCTTTACACCATTTTCTGCACTATTACTCTCTTCCTCATTGCCTGCAGCCCCTTCAAACATGTAGTCAATGTTGTCCTCAAACCCCTTCTCATAAAACAAATCCGACAACTCCCCACCCTTTCCGAGGGGCACGTCCGGGACTAGGAGGGTGCTGTAGGCACAGAAGTTCCATGGGAGGTCAGGGTCGTCAGCCGGATCCATTATCTCCATTGCAGATGAGTCCATGGAAGGAAGGTGCTGTGATGATGAAAGCACTGGCTCCTGAAGCTgctcttcttcctccttttgcAATTCATTTTGTGGCCCAATAGGGGTATTGGGCTGGAGTTGTTGGGCCAGCTCCTGGACCTGGGCTTCCACTCGGCCCAGTTTGACATAGTTGCTGATATCAAAATTGGTAACTGCATTTAGACCTCTGTATTCTATGGCTGCCATGTCATATGCTGCAGCTGCCTCCTCTTGTGTGCCTTCAACCACAAAGACAGATGATTGTATATAAACATATAGACAACTTTCCAAAATACTAGCCtctatacaaaatataaaagaaaagccATAAAATATGTGACTACCCCATAAAAATTCTAAGTATTTTCCTTTCACATTCCTCAATTAATTGTGGAGCTCTAACGAATCGAAAATGATTCCAAGCAAAAAACTTTAAACAAATTCCAAaacaataaattgaaaataattccaAGCCATCGCTTTAAAGAAATTCGAAAACGATAACGACAGCAACGAACGTTTTCATGTTTATGTAAAGCGATGACGCTATCATATTCGTATACGATGATTTCTATTTTAAGCTTCCATCGAATTCAAGCCACGTTTCGTTACGAAAGTATAAAGGTTATGTTCGATtgcacaaatttttttaaaaataatttttcaaaattaagaaaaggGTTAACGTTAGATAGCATAAaactttgaaataaataatttttcaaatttaaacctTGGAGGGCAAAAAGggcaaatttgaaatttgcccCTCTCATAAATTGGAATCCAAATATTTACTCAAATCTAAATAGTCTCAAATCAATTAGGGATTAGgtgatattaaataaataaaaaaaagaataaaaaggtaAATAGTCATTTAACTCTAAAGGTTGGACCaagacaaaaggaaaagaaaaaaaatttatattttggaAGTTAAAATTGAGATGAATTTTGAAAAGggcaaaaaagttaaaaaagaagaaaagaaaaatgacagTTTTAGGTGCATGCAGAAAAGGACAGTGGCACTTGGTAATTAGCACCGTGACAAATGTCCACCAATCCCTCCCCGCTTCCCACATCTTACACACCAAAACCTTGAACACgaagaaaactaaaattaaaattaaaattaaaattaagaaaaaaaagaaagagagagagagattgggAGGAAGGAAGAAACGGCATTGATGAAGTTCGATTTCAGAATGATTTGATGAGCGGAGGAGAGAGAAATATTTACTGTATGTTCCCAGGTAGAGATATTTGTTTCCAAGGACCCGCCCGATCCGCGCCTCCCACCGCCCATTGTGGTGGTGCCTGTGTTGGAATCCGGCGACtccaattataattttataaatcattaacaaaaaaataaaaataaataataaagaaaagaaatttgcCTGGCGACGCCGCGGTACTTAGAGACTCCCCGGGAAAACCCATTGCTTTGCCGGCGGAGCAGAGCTAAATATTCCTCCTTCGACATCTTCTCCATTTCTTCCGCATCCTTCTGGTAGGTCTCAAGCTAAATCATCCGCAAATCCAATTCGAATTAAAagaataatcataataataataataataataataaattattaaaaaagaagaagaaaataaatggaattaaaataccGGAAAATTCAAGGGTGTAGTAGGACCCCAATACTTAAGGGCAGCGAGATCGTAGGTACGAGCAGCGGCTTCCTCATTATAGTATGCACctatattaatgaaaatgaaagtgaCTGTTATTATGCGCCGCCGATACGGCTCAGGTTAGCACGGCCCCGTAGATAAAAACGATCTTGTGTTTCCTTCAATCGGAGGGAGAAAAGAAGTTGaaatgaattaattaagaataaataaataaagaaatgggGAGGCTGACCCAAGTAGACTAAAAATGCAGCAGCAGAGAGAGTGGGTGAACGTTACGGCGACAGAGAGATCAACCAGAATATAAGAGAGTCAGAAAGACAATGCATCAGTGCTCAGAAGACATAATAATTTAACACAcaattcttaataaaataatcCATCAAGAAGATCAGCAACGAatctattcaattttttttttcttcaacctTGTCTTCCTCTCTTGTTCGAGATATCATTCCAGGAGCTCTTGTCCCACAGATGGGCTTCAAACCTCCCCGTCCATCTGTGCCTGAAAAAGCAGAAAAACAGAACCCAATCTGAGGCATGCAGATGGAGAAGAAAGAAACCCACAAAAAGAGCACCGGGAAAAACAGAGAATTACTTGGTGACTCCCCTGTAAATGGAGGTTCTCTTGTTTTTCGAGTTGCTACCGTTGCCATTTGAATTCTTCTTCGCCTCCTTCTTCCTGCTTTTGGGCTTGCCTCCCGAGGGAGGAGCAGGGCGAGATGCGGCGTCGGaggaggtggaggaggaggagggggaGGAGGAAGAACCAGGGGAGCTCCTCTTCACCATTCTCGACGAATGAGAGAATGGAGAAAGCAAACGCTTGTCTTACAAATTCCGAATGTTGTCTGGTAACCTAAAGTGGTTTACCAAAACACAGCGAGGCAATGGAGGGGCAGTGGGGTGGTGATAAAACATGTTTAACCCAGGGTTAATTTAACCATGGGTTAGTGAAATCTGTGGCCCAACACTTGGCCACTGTCACAGCCATGCTACCAATGGGCTTTCTTCTTTTCACTGCCTTTCTGAATTTTAAGAATCTGTAAtcaatgttttattattattattatctttttaaaatttaattaattaaaaggcTTTGTTAATATGTCAGTTACTTTTTTTGGGGGTGTCTCTTAAGCGGTGCTTACAAACTTGAGCTCTGAAGGAGTGGTTGAACGGCTCAGAATTAGGGCTCAGTTTTCCACAGCAATTACCAATATGCCATCCTCATGGGCGCCCCCGACTCCTCCTTGGCTTCGCTCCACTAAATGGGATTTTGGACGCATCGAGCCCTTTCGGAATAGATGAGTTTAGGAGTTTGGAGTGATTGCTTTTTGGCACGTGATATTGGTCCGACCCTAAATTAAGTGGGCTTGGCTTGAGCTCAAAATTTAGGTtccaaatcaaaataataaatgactAATAATTGGTAGTCACATGATTTAATGTGTGCTTAATTTAATGTACATTCGATTGATTAGACCCCGTTAAAAGGTTGTAAGGTGGGGTGTGCTTCAATTTTGACTAGCTTGTatacaataatttttacataaaaagtCCTATGAATAGCTCAATTTGGCTATCACCTTTCCTTCGTTCTCTCTATCATCATATAAGCCCAAAAATGTTAGTGACTGGTTCATTAggccataattttaaaaaggaaagattgttGAAAATTTGACCTTTGAAGATAAACCATTAGAAGCATGAATAGAAGATATCGAGGACTAATCTTGGATTCTAGCTTGCATAAGACTTTGTTGTAGTCAATGATTCAATTGACCATAGTGGACTAGTTGGCTGAGGTAATCACCATGGTTTTTGACTTGATTCAATgctttcatccaaatatttgcaTTTAGGTTTGTTATTACTTTGTTGAATACTAAGCAAATGTTCTAATccatggagtttttttttttgaaaataaagtacaATTGTTTTTGCAAATTTTCTTGATTTGCATTTTCATGACTTTCTCATTAATTCCTTGTTGATGAACCATTATTCAATTGACTTTTTGTGGCTAAATTTGAATTCTATAGAATTCATTATTGAAAGGCTgctataaataatttcaaattagttaagaaaattatggtccatttgggaattattttttagaatcattttctgtttttcagAATATACAGAAAATGCATTTGATaacttaaaactattttttatttcctgtttttaagaacaaaaaataatatgttttcagataacatattttagttgttttcacttgtgtttttattgattattttaaaaaataattatacaaacaat
Proteins encoded:
- the LOC100250488 gene encoding ethylene-responsive transcription factor WRI1, encoding MVKRSSPGSSSSPSSSSTSSDAASRPAPPSGGKPKSRKKEAKKNSNGNGSNSKNKRTSIYRGVTKHRWTGRFEAHLWDKSSWNDISNKRGRQVYLGAYYNEEAAARTYDLAALKYWGPTTPLNFPLETYQKDAEEMEKMSKEEYLALLRRQSNGFSRGVSKYRGVARHHHNGRWEARIGRVLGNKYLYLGTYSTQEEAAAAYDMAAIEYRGLNAVTNFDISNYVKLGRVEAQVQELAQQLQPNTPIGPQNELQKEEEEQLQEPVLSSSQHLPSMDSSAMEIMDPADDPDLPWNFCAYSTLLVPDVPLGKGGELSDLFYEKGFEDNIDYMFEGAAGNEEESNSAENGVKENGLSSSSSSSSGCDSASPASTTTLASCTYSM